One window of the Bubalus bubalis isolate 160015118507 breed Murrah chromosome 8, NDDB_SH_1, whole genome shotgun sequence genome contains the following:
- the TRPV6 gene encoding transient receptor potential cation channel subfamily V member 6 isoform X1, translated as MGLPLPKEKGHILCLWRKLCRWFQRQEPWAQRRDEQNLLQQRRIWESPLLLAAKENDIQALSKLLKYEACDVHQKGAMGETALHVAALYDNLEAATVLMEAAPELVKEPMTSELYEGQTALHIAVMNRNVNLVKALLAQGASVSARAIGSAFRLTPHNLIYFGEHPLSFAACMGSEEIVRLLIEHGADIRAQDSLGNTVLHILVLQPNKTFACQMYNLLLSYDRQGDHLQSLDLMLNHQGLTPFKLAGVEGNTVMFQNLVQKQKYIQWTCGPLTSTLYDLTEIDSSGEELSLLELIVTSKKREARQILDQTPVKELVTLKWKRYGRPYFCMLAAMYLLYIVCFTMCCVYRPLKPRTDNETDPRDNTIWEQKLLQEAYVTHQDHLRLVGELVSVFGAVVILFIEITDIFRVGLSRVFGQTILGGPFHVLFITYSCMVLVTMVMRLTNTSGEVVPMSFALVLGWCSVMYFARGFQMLGPFTIMIQKMIFGDLMRFCWLMAVVILGFASAFFIIFQTEDPNELGHFYSYPMALFSTFELFLTIIDGPANYDVDLPFMYSITYAAFAIIAALLMLNLLIAMMGDTHWRVAHERDELWRAQVVATTVMLEKKLPRCLWPRSGICGHKFGLGDRWFLRVEEKQDINQQRVRRYAQAFCHPGSEDDTERLWLGGPFGTHLSLLTPSVSRSTSRSSINWERLRQGTLKRELRGVVNKALEDGEGWEYQI; from the exons ATGGGGTTGCCACTGCCCAAGGAGAAGGGGCACATTCTCTGCCTGTGGAGGAAGCTCTGCAGATGGTTCCAGAGGCAGGAGCCATGGGCCCAGAGGCGGGATGAACAGAACCTGCTGCAGCAGAGGAG GATCTGGGAGTCTCCGCTCTTGCTAGCCGCCAAAGAGAACGACATCCAGGCTCTGAGCAAGCTGCTCAAGTATGAGGCCTGTGATGTCCACCAGAAAG GAGCCATGGGGGAGACGGCATTGCACGTAGCCGCCCTCTATGACAACCTGGAGGCCGCCACGGTGCTGATGGAGGCTGCCCCGGAGCTGGTCAAGGAGCCCATGACATCTGAGCTGTATGAAG GTCAGACGGCCCTGCACATAGCGGTCATGAACCGGAACGTGAACCTCGTGAAAGCCCTGCTCGCCCAAGGGGCCAGCGTCTCTGCGAGGGCTATAGGCTCCGCCTTCCGCCTCACTCCTCACAACCTCATCTACTTTG GGGAGCACCCTCTGTCCTTTGCCGCCTGCATGGGCAGCGAGGAGATTGTGAGGCTGCTCATTGAGCACGGTGCTGACATCCGGGCCCAGGACTCCCTGG GAAACACAGTGTTGCACATCCTCGTCCTCCAGCCCAACAAAACCTTTGCCTGCCAGATGTACAACCTGCTGCTGTCCTACGACAGGCAAGGGGACCACCTGCAGTCCCTGGACCTCATGCTCAATCACCAGGGCCTCACCCCCTTCAAGCTGGCCGGAGTGGAAGGCAACACTGTG ATGTTCCAGAACCTGGTGCAGAAGCAGAAGTACATCCAGTGGACATGTGGACCGCTGACTTCCACTCTCTATGACCTCACGGAAATCGACTCCTCAGGGGAGGAGCTATCCCTGCTGGAACTTATCGTCACCTCCAAGAAGCGGGAG GCTCGCCAGATCCTAGACCAGACGCCAGTGAAGGAGCTGGTGACCCTCAAGTGGAAGAGATATGGGCGGCCGTACTTCTGCATGCTGGCAGCCATGTACCTGCTGTACATCGTCTGCTTCACCATGTGCTGTGTGTACCGCCCCCTCAAGCCCAGGACTGACAATGAAACTGACCCCCGGGACAACACCATCTGGGAGCAGAAGCTACTTCAG GAGGCCTATGTGACCCACCAGGACCACCTCCGACTGGTGGGGGAGCTGGTGAGCGTCTTTGGAGCTGTCGTCATCCTGTTCATAGAG ATTACAGACATCTTCCGAGTGGGGCTCAGTCGCGTCTTCGGACAGACCATCCTTGGAGGACCATTCCACGTCCTCTT CATCACCTATTCCTGCATGGTGCTGGTGACCATGGTGATGCGGCTCACCAACACCAGCGGGGAGGTGGTACCCATGTCCTTCGCCCTGGTGCTGGGCTGGTGCAGCGTCATGTACTTTGCGCGAGGATTCCAGATGCTGGGCCCCTTCACCATCATGATCCAGAAG ATGATTTTTGGCGATCTGATGAGATTCTGCTGGCTGATGGCCGTGGTCATCCTGGGCTTTGCCTCGG ccttctttatcatcTTCCAGACAGAGGACCCCAATGAGCTGGGCCATTTCTACAGTTACCCCATGGCGCTGTTCAGCACCTTTGAGCTGTTCCTCACCATCATCGACGGCCCCGCCAACTACGACGTGGATCTGCCCTTCATGTACAGCATCACCTACGCTGCCTTCGCCATCATCGCTGCTTTGCTCATGCTCAACCTCCTCATTGCTATGATGGGTGACACTCACTGGCGTGTAGCCCATGAGCGGGATGAGCTCTGGAGAGCACAG GTGGTAGCCACcactgtgatgctagagaagaagCTGCCGCGTTGCCTGTGGCCTCGCTCGGGGATCTGCGGGCACAAGTTTGGGCTGGGGGACCGCTGGTTCCTGCG ggTGGAAGAGAAACAGGATATCAACCAGCAGCGTGTCCGGCGCTATGCCCAGGCCTTCTGCCATCCAGGCTCAGAGGACGACACGGAAAGACTGTGGCTGGGTGGCCCCTTCGGCACCCACCTGTCGCTTCTTACCCCCTCAGTGTCTCGAAGTACCTCCCGCAGCAGCATCAACTGGGAGAGGCTGCGGCAAGGGACCCTGAAGAGAGAGCTGAGGGGGGTGGTCAACAAGGCTCTGGAGGACGGGGAGGGCTGGGAGTACCAGATCTGA
- the TRPV6 gene encoding transient receptor potential cation channel subfamily V member 6 isoform X2 encodes MGLPLPKEKGHILCLWRKLCRWFQRQEPWAQRRDEQNLLQQRRIWESPLLLAAKENDIQALSKLLKYEACDVHQKGAMGETALHVAALYDNLEAATVLMEAAPELVKEPMTSELYEGQTALHIAVMNRNVNLVKALLAQGASVSARAIGSAFRLTPHNLIYFGNTVLHILVLQPNKTFACQMYNLLLSYDRQGDHLQSLDLMLNHQGLTPFKLAGVEGNTVMFQNLVQKQKYIQWTCGPLTSTLYDLTEIDSSGEELSLLELIVTSKKREARQILDQTPVKELVTLKWKRYGRPYFCMLAAMYLLYIVCFTMCCVYRPLKPRTDNETDPRDNTIWEQKLLQEAYVTHQDHLRLVGELVSVFGAVVILFIEITDIFRVGLSRVFGQTILGGPFHVLFITYSCMVLVTMVMRLTNTSGEVVPMSFALVLGWCSVMYFARGFQMLGPFTIMIQKMIFGDLMRFCWLMAVVILGFASAFFIIFQTEDPNELGHFYSYPMALFSTFELFLTIIDGPANYDVDLPFMYSITYAAFAIIAALLMLNLLIAMMGDTHWRVAHERDELWRAQVVATTVMLEKKLPRCLWPRSGICGHKFGLGDRWFLRVEEKQDINQQRVRRYAQAFCHPGSEDDTERLWLGGPFGTHLSLLTPSVSRSTSRSSINWERLRQGTLKRELRGVVNKALEDGEGWEYQI; translated from the exons ATGGGGTTGCCACTGCCCAAGGAGAAGGGGCACATTCTCTGCCTGTGGAGGAAGCTCTGCAGATGGTTCCAGAGGCAGGAGCCATGGGCCCAGAGGCGGGATGAACAGAACCTGCTGCAGCAGAGGAG GATCTGGGAGTCTCCGCTCTTGCTAGCCGCCAAAGAGAACGACATCCAGGCTCTGAGCAAGCTGCTCAAGTATGAGGCCTGTGATGTCCACCAGAAAG GAGCCATGGGGGAGACGGCATTGCACGTAGCCGCCCTCTATGACAACCTGGAGGCCGCCACGGTGCTGATGGAGGCTGCCCCGGAGCTGGTCAAGGAGCCCATGACATCTGAGCTGTATGAAG GTCAGACGGCCCTGCACATAGCGGTCATGAACCGGAACGTGAACCTCGTGAAAGCCCTGCTCGCCCAAGGGGCCAGCGTCTCTGCGAGGGCTATAGGCTCCGCCTTCCGCCTCACTCCTCACAACCTCATCTACTTTG GAAACACAGTGTTGCACATCCTCGTCCTCCAGCCCAACAAAACCTTTGCCTGCCAGATGTACAACCTGCTGCTGTCCTACGACAGGCAAGGGGACCACCTGCAGTCCCTGGACCTCATGCTCAATCACCAGGGCCTCACCCCCTTCAAGCTGGCCGGAGTGGAAGGCAACACTGTG ATGTTCCAGAACCTGGTGCAGAAGCAGAAGTACATCCAGTGGACATGTGGACCGCTGACTTCCACTCTCTATGACCTCACGGAAATCGACTCCTCAGGGGAGGAGCTATCCCTGCTGGAACTTATCGTCACCTCCAAGAAGCGGGAG GCTCGCCAGATCCTAGACCAGACGCCAGTGAAGGAGCTGGTGACCCTCAAGTGGAAGAGATATGGGCGGCCGTACTTCTGCATGCTGGCAGCCATGTACCTGCTGTACATCGTCTGCTTCACCATGTGCTGTGTGTACCGCCCCCTCAAGCCCAGGACTGACAATGAAACTGACCCCCGGGACAACACCATCTGGGAGCAGAAGCTACTTCAG GAGGCCTATGTGACCCACCAGGACCACCTCCGACTGGTGGGGGAGCTGGTGAGCGTCTTTGGAGCTGTCGTCATCCTGTTCATAGAG ATTACAGACATCTTCCGAGTGGGGCTCAGTCGCGTCTTCGGACAGACCATCCTTGGAGGACCATTCCACGTCCTCTT CATCACCTATTCCTGCATGGTGCTGGTGACCATGGTGATGCGGCTCACCAACACCAGCGGGGAGGTGGTACCCATGTCCTTCGCCCTGGTGCTGGGCTGGTGCAGCGTCATGTACTTTGCGCGAGGATTCCAGATGCTGGGCCCCTTCACCATCATGATCCAGAAG ATGATTTTTGGCGATCTGATGAGATTCTGCTGGCTGATGGCCGTGGTCATCCTGGGCTTTGCCTCGG ccttctttatcatcTTCCAGACAGAGGACCCCAATGAGCTGGGCCATTTCTACAGTTACCCCATGGCGCTGTTCAGCACCTTTGAGCTGTTCCTCACCATCATCGACGGCCCCGCCAACTACGACGTGGATCTGCCCTTCATGTACAGCATCACCTACGCTGCCTTCGCCATCATCGCTGCTTTGCTCATGCTCAACCTCCTCATTGCTATGATGGGTGACACTCACTGGCGTGTAGCCCATGAGCGGGATGAGCTCTGGAGAGCACAG GTGGTAGCCACcactgtgatgctagagaagaagCTGCCGCGTTGCCTGTGGCCTCGCTCGGGGATCTGCGGGCACAAGTTTGGGCTGGGGGACCGCTGGTTCCTGCG ggTGGAAGAGAAACAGGATATCAACCAGCAGCGTGTCCGGCGCTATGCCCAGGCCTTCTGCCATCCAGGCTCAGAGGACGACACGGAAAGACTGTGGCTGGGTGGCCCCTTCGGCACCCACCTGTCGCTTCTTACCCCCTCAGTGTCTCGAAGTACCTCCCGCAGCAGCATCAACTGGGAGAGGCTGCGGCAAGGGACCCTGAAGAGAGAGCTGAGGGGGGTGGTCAACAAGGCTCTGGAGGACGGGGAGGGCTGGGAGTACCAGATCTGA
- the TRPV6 gene encoding transient receptor potential cation channel subfamily V member 6 isoform X4, whose translation MGETALHVAALYDNLEAATVLMEAAPELVKEPMTSELYEGQTALHIAVMNRNVNLVKALLAQGASVSARAIGSAFRLTPHNLIYFGEHPLSFAACMGSEEIVRLLIEHGADIRAQDSLGNTVLHILVLQPNKTFACQMYNLLLSYDRQGDHLQSLDLMLNHQGLTPFKLAGVEGNTVMFQNLVQKQKYIQWTCGPLTSTLYDLTEIDSSGEELSLLELIVTSKKREARQILDQTPVKELVTLKWKRYGRPYFCMLAAMYLLYIVCFTMCCVYRPLKPRTDNETDPRDNTIWEQKLLQEAYVTHQDHLRLVGELVSVFGAVVILFIEITDIFRVGLSRVFGQTILGGPFHVLFITYSCMVLVTMVMRLTNTSGEVVPMSFALVLGWCSVMYFARGFQMLGPFTIMIQKMIFGDLMRFCWLMAVVILGFASAFFIIFQTEDPNELGHFYSYPMALFSTFELFLTIIDGPANYDVDLPFMYSITYAAFAIIAALLMLNLLIAMMGDTHWRVAHERDELWRAQVVATTVMLEKKLPRCLWPRSGICGHKFGLGDRWFLRVEEKQDINQQRVRRYAQAFCHPGSEDDTERLWLGGPFGTHLSLLTPSVSRSTSRSSINWERLRQGTLKRELRGVVNKALEDGEGWEYQI comes from the exons ATGGGGGAGACGGCATTGCACGTAGCCGCCCTCTATGACAACCTGGAGGCCGCCACGGTGCTGATGGAGGCTGCCCCGGAGCTGGTCAAGGAGCCCATGACATCTGAGCTGTATGAAG GTCAGACGGCCCTGCACATAGCGGTCATGAACCGGAACGTGAACCTCGTGAAAGCCCTGCTCGCCCAAGGGGCCAGCGTCTCTGCGAGGGCTATAGGCTCCGCCTTCCGCCTCACTCCTCACAACCTCATCTACTTTG GGGAGCACCCTCTGTCCTTTGCCGCCTGCATGGGCAGCGAGGAGATTGTGAGGCTGCTCATTGAGCACGGTGCTGACATCCGGGCCCAGGACTCCCTGG GAAACACAGTGTTGCACATCCTCGTCCTCCAGCCCAACAAAACCTTTGCCTGCCAGATGTACAACCTGCTGCTGTCCTACGACAGGCAAGGGGACCACCTGCAGTCCCTGGACCTCATGCTCAATCACCAGGGCCTCACCCCCTTCAAGCTGGCCGGAGTGGAAGGCAACACTGTG ATGTTCCAGAACCTGGTGCAGAAGCAGAAGTACATCCAGTGGACATGTGGACCGCTGACTTCCACTCTCTATGACCTCACGGAAATCGACTCCTCAGGGGAGGAGCTATCCCTGCTGGAACTTATCGTCACCTCCAAGAAGCGGGAG GCTCGCCAGATCCTAGACCAGACGCCAGTGAAGGAGCTGGTGACCCTCAAGTGGAAGAGATATGGGCGGCCGTACTTCTGCATGCTGGCAGCCATGTACCTGCTGTACATCGTCTGCTTCACCATGTGCTGTGTGTACCGCCCCCTCAAGCCCAGGACTGACAATGAAACTGACCCCCGGGACAACACCATCTGGGAGCAGAAGCTACTTCAG GAGGCCTATGTGACCCACCAGGACCACCTCCGACTGGTGGGGGAGCTGGTGAGCGTCTTTGGAGCTGTCGTCATCCTGTTCATAGAG ATTACAGACATCTTCCGAGTGGGGCTCAGTCGCGTCTTCGGACAGACCATCCTTGGAGGACCATTCCACGTCCTCTT CATCACCTATTCCTGCATGGTGCTGGTGACCATGGTGATGCGGCTCACCAACACCAGCGGGGAGGTGGTACCCATGTCCTTCGCCCTGGTGCTGGGCTGGTGCAGCGTCATGTACTTTGCGCGAGGATTCCAGATGCTGGGCCCCTTCACCATCATGATCCAGAAG ATGATTTTTGGCGATCTGATGAGATTCTGCTGGCTGATGGCCGTGGTCATCCTGGGCTTTGCCTCGG ccttctttatcatcTTCCAGACAGAGGACCCCAATGAGCTGGGCCATTTCTACAGTTACCCCATGGCGCTGTTCAGCACCTTTGAGCTGTTCCTCACCATCATCGACGGCCCCGCCAACTACGACGTGGATCTGCCCTTCATGTACAGCATCACCTACGCTGCCTTCGCCATCATCGCTGCTTTGCTCATGCTCAACCTCCTCATTGCTATGATGGGTGACACTCACTGGCGTGTAGCCCATGAGCGGGATGAGCTCTGGAGAGCACAG GTGGTAGCCACcactgtgatgctagagaagaagCTGCCGCGTTGCCTGTGGCCTCGCTCGGGGATCTGCGGGCACAAGTTTGGGCTGGGGGACCGCTGGTTCCTGCG ggTGGAAGAGAAACAGGATATCAACCAGCAGCGTGTCCGGCGCTATGCCCAGGCCTTCTGCCATCCAGGCTCAGAGGACGACACGGAAAGACTGTGGCTGGGTGGCCCCTTCGGCACCCACCTGTCGCTTCTTACCCCCTCAGTGTCTCGAAGTACCTCCCGCAGCAGCATCAACTGGGAGAGGCTGCGGCAAGGGACCCTGAAGAGAGAGCTGAGGGGGGTGGTCAACAAGGCTCTGGAGGACGGGGAGGGCTGGGAGTACCAGATCTGA
- the TRPV6 gene encoding transient receptor potential cation channel subfamily V member 6 isoform X3, with translation MARIWESPLLLAAKENDIQALSKLLKYEACDVHQKGAMGETALHVAALYDNLEAATVLMEAAPELVKEPMTSELYEGQTALHIAVMNRNVNLVKALLAQGASVSARAIGSAFRLTPHNLIYFGEHPLSFAACMGSEEIVRLLIEHGADIRAQDSLGNTVLHILVLQPNKTFACQMYNLLLSYDRQGDHLQSLDLMLNHQGLTPFKLAGVEGNTVMFQNLVQKQKYIQWTCGPLTSTLYDLTEIDSSGEELSLLELIVTSKKREARQILDQTPVKELVTLKWKRYGRPYFCMLAAMYLLYIVCFTMCCVYRPLKPRTDNETDPRDNTIWEQKLLQEAYVTHQDHLRLVGELVSVFGAVVILFIEITDIFRVGLSRVFGQTILGGPFHVLFITYSCMVLVTMVMRLTNTSGEVVPMSFALVLGWCSVMYFARGFQMLGPFTIMIQKMIFGDLMRFCWLMAVVILGFASAFFIIFQTEDPNELGHFYSYPMALFSTFELFLTIIDGPANYDVDLPFMYSITYAAFAIIAALLMLNLLIAMMGDTHWRVAHERDELWRAQVVATTVMLEKKLPRCLWPRSGICGHKFGLGDRWFLRVEEKQDINQQRVRRYAQAFCHPGSEDDTERLWLGGPFGTHLSLLTPSVSRSTSRSSINWERLRQGTLKRELRGVVNKALEDGEGWEYQI, from the exons ATGGCCAG GATCTGGGAGTCTCCGCTCTTGCTAGCCGCCAAAGAGAACGACATCCAGGCTCTGAGCAAGCTGCTCAAGTATGAGGCCTGTGATGTCCACCAGAAAG GAGCCATGGGGGAGACGGCATTGCACGTAGCCGCCCTCTATGACAACCTGGAGGCCGCCACGGTGCTGATGGAGGCTGCCCCGGAGCTGGTCAAGGAGCCCATGACATCTGAGCTGTATGAAG GTCAGACGGCCCTGCACATAGCGGTCATGAACCGGAACGTGAACCTCGTGAAAGCCCTGCTCGCCCAAGGGGCCAGCGTCTCTGCGAGGGCTATAGGCTCCGCCTTCCGCCTCACTCCTCACAACCTCATCTACTTTG GGGAGCACCCTCTGTCCTTTGCCGCCTGCATGGGCAGCGAGGAGATTGTGAGGCTGCTCATTGAGCACGGTGCTGACATCCGGGCCCAGGACTCCCTGG GAAACACAGTGTTGCACATCCTCGTCCTCCAGCCCAACAAAACCTTTGCCTGCCAGATGTACAACCTGCTGCTGTCCTACGACAGGCAAGGGGACCACCTGCAGTCCCTGGACCTCATGCTCAATCACCAGGGCCTCACCCCCTTCAAGCTGGCCGGAGTGGAAGGCAACACTGTG ATGTTCCAGAACCTGGTGCAGAAGCAGAAGTACATCCAGTGGACATGTGGACCGCTGACTTCCACTCTCTATGACCTCACGGAAATCGACTCCTCAGGGGAGGAGCTATCCCTGCTGGAACTTATCGTCACCTCCAAGAAGCGGGAG GCTCGCCAGATCCTAGACCAGACGCCAGTGAAGGAGCTGGTGACCCTCAAGTGGAAGAGATATGGGCGGCCGTACTTCTGCATGCTGGCAGCCATGTACCTGCTGTACATCGTCTGCTTCACCATGTGCTGTGTGTACCGCCCCCTCAAGCCCAGGACTGACAATGAAACTGACCCCCGGGACAACACCATCTGGGAGCAGAAGCTACTTCAG GAGGCCTATGTGACCCACCAGGACCACCTCCGACTGGTGGGGGAGCTGGTGAGCGTCTTTGGAGCTGTCGTCATCCTGTTCATAGAG ATTACAGACATCTTCCGAGTGGGGCTCAGTCGCGTCTTCGGACAGACCATCCTTGGAGGACCATTCCACGTCCTCTT CATCACCTATTCCTGCATGGTGCTGGTGACCATGGTGATGCGGCTCACCAACACCAGCGGGGAGGTGGTACCCATGTCCTTCGCCCTGGTGCTGGGCTGGTGCAGCGTCATGTACTTTGCGCGAGGATTCCAGATGCTGGGCCCCTTCACCATCATGATCCAGAAG ATGATTTTTGGCGATCTGATGAGATTCTGCTGGCTGATGGCCGTGGTCATCCTGGGCTTTGCCTCGG ccttctttatcatcTTCCAGACAGAGGACCCCAATGAGCTGGGCCATTTCTACAGTTACCCCATGGCGCTGTTCAGCACCTTTGAGCTGTTCCTCACCATCATCGACGGCCCCGCCAACTACGACGTGGATCTGCCCTTCATGTACAGCATCACCTACGCTGCCTTCGCCATCATCGCTGCTTTGCTCATGCTCAACCTCCTCATTGCTATGATGGGTGACACTCACTGGCGTGTAGCCCATGAGCGGGATGAGCTCTGGAGAGCACAG GTGGTAGCCACcactgtgatgctagagaagaagCTGCCGCGTTGCCTGTGGCCTCGCTCGGGGATCTGCGGGCACAAGTTTGGGCTGGGGGACCGCTGGTTCCTGCG ggTGGAAGAGAAACAGGATATCAACCAGCAGCGTGTCCGGCGCTATGCCCAGGCCTTCTGCCATCCAGGCTCAGAGGACGACACGGAAAGACTGTGGCTGGGTGGCCCCTTCGGCACCCACCTGTCGCTTCTTACCCCCTCAGTGTCTCGAAGTACCTCCCGCAGCAGCATCAACTGGGAGAGGCTGCGGCAAGGGACCCTGAAGAGAGAGCTGAGGGGGGTGGTCAACAAGGCTCTGGAGGACGGGGAGGGCTGGGAGTACCAGATCTGA